The Penicillium oxalicum strain HP7-1 chromosome VI, whole genome shotgun sequence genome window below encodes:
- a CDS encoding Cytochrome b-c1 complex subunit 9 → MAGNLTAVFHPLFRTVIRRNAVFLTTIFAGAFAFELSFDTASNKIWDAWNSGRQWKDIKPRYLKQGDEDDE, encoded by the exons ATGGCCGGT AATCTAACTGCGGTCTTCCACCCTCTGTTTAGGACCGTCATTCGCCGGAATGCTGTCTTCTTGACCACCATCTTCGCCGGTGCCTTCGCCTTTGAGCT GTCCTTCGACACTGCTTCCAACAAGATCTGGGACGCCTGGAACTCTGGC CGTCAATGGAAGGACATCAAGCCCCGCTACCTCAAGCAGGgtgacgaggacgatgagtAG